Proteins co-encoded in one Sporosarcina sp. FSL K6-1522 genomic window:
- a CDS encoding plasmid pRiA4b ORF-3 family protein, translated as MQAIYPSEEMFKDLAALVDGAIFDAEAAVLHVSMELMGHPIRRRLVVPLDMKFQDFHQIFQIAFGWHDYHLHEFYQYDESETDKFQSRQTNRQKLNIVMDEEAFEYANDVEMILEEGLLLSDFIPSHTFIKYVYDFGDNWRHDIIVEEILTKQNLSSPIYLAGEGTAPHEDCGGEPGFNAFLGIMNDPSHDEHDSMKAWARMQLYREFDIN; from the coding sequence GTGCAGGCGATTTACCCGTCCGAGGAAATGTTTAAGGATTTGGCAGCACTCGTGGACGGAGCGATTTTCGATGCGGAGGCAGCTGTGTTACATGTGTCGATGGAATTGATGGGGCATCCCATTCGGAGAAGGTTGGTCGTTCCACTTGATATGAAATTCCAGGACTTCCATCAAATTTTCCAAATTGCGTTTGGTTGGCACGATTATCATCTTCACGAATTTTATCAATATGATGAGTCTGAGACGGACAAGTTTCAAAGCAGGCAAACAAACCGCCAGAAGTTAAATATTGTGATGGATGAAGAGGCTTTCGAGTACGCAAATGATGTTGAAATGATATTGGAAGAAGGACTGTTGTTGTCGGATTTCATACCGTCGCATACGTTTATAAAATATGTTTATGACTTTGGGGACAATTGGCGACACGATATTATCGTCGAGGAAATTTTAACAAAGCAAAATCTTTCATCGCCAATTTATTTGGCAGGAGAAGGAACAGCACCGCACGAAGATTGTGGTGGTGAGCCAGGATTCAATGCGTTTTTGGGAATTATGAATGATCCATCGCATGACGAACATGACTCTATGAAAGCATGGGCAAGGATGCAATTGTATAGAGAGTTTGATATAAATTAA